The following proteins are encoded in a genomic region of Vibrio tasmaniensis:
- a CDS encoding YheV family putative zinc ribbon protein, translated as MKQKKRFIAGASCPSCKTQDTLRWWVENNIELVECVDCDFTEQRKPKTVEKSEHANQEMIGIFKPE; from the coding sequence GTGAAACAGAAAAAACGCTTTATCGCAGGGGCGAGCTGCCCAAGCTGCAAGACTCAAGACACACTCCGCTGGTGGGTTGAAAATAATATCGAGCTGGTGGAATGCGTCGATTGTGACTTCACTGAGCAGCGTAAACCGAAAACTGTAGAGAAATCTGAACACGCGAATCAAGAAATGATCGGTATTTTTAAGCCAGAATGA